The sequence CCCGGCGGGTACGTACTCATGATTTCCTATGTGGGCTATCAGCCGGCAGCACAGCCAGTGACGATTGGGCAGTTAAGTGCCTACCTCCACCTCGGCAATATCGAACTGATGCCGGAAGAAAAACTATTGGGCGAGGTAACTGTTACCGGCCAGCAGGAGGCTGTATCGCAAAAGATGGATAAGAAGACATTTAAGGTGGCCGACAATATCAGCCAGGCAGGTGGCTCGGTCCTCGAAGCCATCAGGAACCTGCCGGGCATCACCACTGGCCAGGATGGCACCGTGCAATTGCGGGGCAGTGATAAAGTCATGATCCTCCTCGATGGCAAACAAACCGCCCTCACCGGTTTTGGAGGTCAGCGGGGGCTGGACAATATTCCCGCATCGGCCATTGAAAGGATCGAGCTCATCAACAATCCCTCTTCAAAATACGATGCCAATGGCCATGCGGGCATCATCAACATCATTTACAAAAAAGAGAAAAAAGAAGGCTTCAATGGCAGGGCCGCCCTGGCCGCCGGGGCAGGGGCGCTCTGGGTCAAGCGGGAGAACTATCCTGCCATCCGGCCCCAATACCAGGGCACACCCAAGATCAATCCCTCGTTGTCACTCAACTACCGTCAGCACAAACTGAACCTGTTTTTCCAGGGCGATAACCTCTATACCAAAACGCTGAATAAAAATGAATTTGCAAACCGCTTCTACGATGATGGTGATACCGTGCTGCAACAAACCAAAAGGAACAGGACCACTAATATTGTGACCCTGAAAACCGGGGCCGACTGGTTTATCAACAGCGATAATACTTTCAACATTTCCGGACTGTTCAGCAGTGAAAAGATCCTTGACCGCGGCGATGAACCCTTCTTTAACGGCGACCTCTCCAAAAGGCAACGCCTCTGGCAATTCCTCGAAGATGAATTGAAAACAACGGTCACGGCAGCAGCAGGTTGGCAACATACCTTCAGGCAGCCGGGCAGAACGTTGAACATAGGCTTCAACTATACCTTTCACCGGGAAGATGAAAAGTATTTTTTTACCAACATCATGCCGGCGTATACCGGGCTGGATTCCTTCAAGCTCCTCTCGGATGAGCACGTGGCAGACCTGACCATGGATTATGTACAACCGCTGAAACATGGCCGCTTTGAAACCGGGTTTAAATACCGCAGGCGGTACATTCCGGTGAACATGCAGTTTAAACCGGGTATTAACTCGCCGCTGGATGTCAACGCCGGTGGTTGGGCCGATTACAGCGAAACCATACCGGCCGTGTATGGCAACTATGTATTTGAAAATGCCCGCTTTGAAATAGAGGCCGGCTTGCGTGTGGAGTATGTAGGGGTGGAATATGACGTAAACCCCAACCATCCAACTTACAAAAGCGATGGCTATGACTACACACAGCCTTTCCCCAACCTGCGGCTGGCCTGGAAGATCAATGACGATAACAAACTATCGCTGTTTTATAACCGGCGGGTAGACAGGCCCAATGAAGTGGATCTCCGCATCTTTCCCAAATATGATGATGCGGAGATCATCAAAGTGGGCAATCCGGCCCTGCGTCCGCAGTTCACCAATACGGCAGAGCTGGGTTATAAAACCGGTTGGAATGCTGGTTATTTATTTGCTGCTGTTTACCACAAATGGATGAATGCCACCATCACCCGGATCGGCAGTATCGTGCCCGGCAGTACCATCATCTACAACATCTTTCAGAATGCGGGTAAAAGCTATAGTACCGGTATGGAGCTCATGGTATCACAGGACCTTGCCCAATGGGCTACGGTTAGCCTCAATCTCAATGGTTATCAAAACACCATTGACGCTTTCACCGTGGTGAACAAATACCCGGTAGAGAATACTTTTACGGCAGGTAAGGAAGACCTCTTTTCAGGTAATATTAAATTCAATGGGTTATTCCACCTGCCTGCGCAATGGGAGGCACAGCTCTTCGCTATTTACCAGGCGCCGGACCTCATACCGCAGGGAAAAACTTTTGCTCGCTTTTCCATAGATGCAGGGGTTAAAAAAGGTATTCAGCAGGGCAGGGGCGAACTGTTCGGCAACTTCACCGATCTGGCCAATACCTTACAATTAAAGAAAGAAATAAAAGGGGATGGATTCCGCTACGTCAGCAACGACTATTACGAAACGCAGGTCTTCAGAGTAGGGTATAGTTATAAGTTTTAGTGCAACAAAAAGCCCCCCAAAAGGGAGGCTGATTGTCATGAACGTATTAAACGCTCTGATGTAACTGCAACTTATTTGATTTTTAATACAGGTTTCAGTTTGTAATCGCCGGTACCTTCCTGGAAAATGGAAAGCGCGGCATCAAAATCAATAACCAGCGAATCCAGGTGGGCATTCAGCCTTTTATTCAGCTTGATCTTTAAACCCGATTCACTGCCGCTGGGAATGGTAAGCGGGTACAGCACACTGTCTATCATAATACTGTTCTGGCTGCCCAGTACAAACCGCACTTCTTTCAGGGTGCCGGTGGGTATGGTGCTTTGTGCAATGAGGGTATCAATGCCGTTTTGAAAATCGAGCAGGTTATAAATACCAGCCCTGGTGTCGAGGTTGATCCAGCCCGTAGAGTCATCCTGCAGGTTAACACGTACTTGCTGAATGTCTACATTTACTTCTGTAGCATTGTACGGATTGTCGGTAAGCCTGATCCTTAAATCGGTGGTGCTGTCATTGTCCTTATTACAGGCAACAATAGTTCCGGCTACAACAGCTACAGCCAATAAATAACGCAGTGGTTTCATAGTGTGTATTTTGATTACATGAATGAGAAAATCATGCCAGAAATCTATGTAACATTCAGTAAATCAAACGGTTAACTAAGTTAGACTGTGGCAGGTTAAAAAGGTTTAATCCCTGGAAAGATATTCTTTAACAAAATGCCTGCAGGCATGCTTTTGATAAAGATCAAACAACAGCTAGTACTACTGATTGTCAGGCTGATCGGTAAAAAACAAGGAGACCGGAATAAATAAATGATGCCTGGTTGCATTCGGTGAAAAATGATGAAATAGGTATAGCGAAATAAAAACATTTATTATATCTTGTCACCAAATCTGTAATCCATGAAAGCAATTTTACTTTCAACCCCTTCGCACCGGCCTCTGTCGCATTCTTTGTTTTTTTATAATATAACCTTCCTCCATTGTACATCAACTAGGTACGACCGTTATAGGCCGCTGGGCTGATTACGGAATTGATGATAGCTATTCATTTTGACCCGGGAACATGACAATAGCAATTGGTATGCTTCCGGTTATCATATACTAAATCCCCCTCCCCCTTATGAAGAGAATTATACAATTCTTATTGTTATCCTGCTGTGTGTGCTCCCTCGATGCCCAGATCACCACACCTGCTGTACGCGCCGGCTTTGAAGTAGATGGCGGACTGCGCGCCAATAATTTTAACGGAACGCCCAACTCCGGTACTGACGACTGGTTTAGCAATGGTGATGCCGGTAGCGGCATCTTTGTGATAGATACTATGGGGGCCGCTTATATCAACCAATTGTATATTACCAATCCTGGTACCCGGATGCTGCCTTTATTCAGGGGTATGCGTTATCCGCAGTTTGCGATCGTGAACAACCATATGCTCATTGATGCCGTGTTCATCCGAGACCACCATGGCGATGACTCTACCGTCTTTGCGTCCGGCGCCAATAAAAATGGTTTGAGCCCGGCGGATTGGACAACGCCTGTTGCCCAGGGGGTACCCAACAAGAATGATATCCTCGACATGTTCATGCATGTGCGGCGGGCTGGTGTCAACGCTGCCGATTCCCTCTGGTTATTTGGCGGTGTATCCCTCGAAGGGACCGGCGGCAACCGTTATTTCGATTTTGAAATGTACCAGACAGATATCTACTATGAGCGGGCGAGTTTAAGCTTTAAAGGATATGGCCTTGATGCAGGACATACCAGTTGGCTGTTTGATGCAGCAGGCAATGTGACCAGGGCCGGCGATATCATCTTTACTGCAGAATATAGTGGATCGGGACTTACTGCTCTCGAAGCAAGGATCTGGGTGCACAAGGATGCACGCACTACCGTAACGCCTGCGGCCTTTAGCTGGGGTAGCGAGTTTGATGGTGCTTCAGGTGGCGCTACCTATGGCTATGCCAATATTCTTCCTACGGCGGCAGGCACCTTCTATACAGGTCTTCAATGCGATAACAATACCTGGGCAGGGCCGTTCAGCCTGGTGCGGGTTGACAATAGTATTGTATCTAATTACAATGCTGAACAGTTCCTGGAATTTTCTGTCAACCTCAGTAAACTGGGGGTAGACCCGCTGGTGAATGTAGGCGATCCCTGCCTGATGCCTTTCAGGCGTATCCTTGTAAAATCAAGGAGCTCCAACGCATTCACTGCCGAACTGAAAGATTTTGTAGGCCCCTTCGATTTCTTCCGGGCGCCGATGGCGGCAGCCTCGGCCAATATCCCGGTATTTTGTGGCACAACGGGCGTCAGCACCATTAGTGTAGATAACCCGCTCGTCACTTCCTTATACACCTGGTCTACCGCCGATGGGCATATCATCGGTGATACTGTGGGGCATTCCATCAATGTTGACCAGCCCGGTACTTACATCGTGAGCCAGCAATTGATGGATAGCTGCGGTACTTCCTATGCAAAAGATACGGTAGTGGTAGCCCTCGACGCAGGCTGCACCCTCCTGGAACAAAAAGATAAAGACAATCGTCCTCCATTCAGTTATACACCACTGAAGAAAGCCGTGTTGCTCCTGCGCAATCCGGTGAAGGATCATATACAACTTTCGGTGGCCAGTCCTGTGAAAGAAGAGGCCACCATCCTGGTCGTTGATCCTTCGGGCAGTGTGCTGAAAACGGTCCGCACCAAACTGCCCAAGGGCTCTTCCCTGGTGGACATCGAATGCCCGCCCGGCTGGAAAAGCGGTACCTATTTCATCAAGACAATACTGGGTAATGAAGTATTTACGAAAAAGATGGTCCTGATCCGATAAGGAAGGGACGGCAAATAATTGATTATCTTTAAGGCAGGTTACCATTTAGCCACAGCCATGGAGATACATTTGCCCACCCAGTTATTGAGTCCCTTCATCAGGCATTTCATGATCATGGAGAGCCGGGAAGAAATGACCAACCGGATTTTCCCGGATACATCGCTGGTCATGTCGTTCAGGTACAAAGGGCAGGTGAATTTCCTCCTGAAGGATACAAAAACAGCATTGTCATCTTTTACACTCACCGGTCTGCGAAAATCAAACCGGGTGATCAATTATACAAAAGACACCGCCAATATTCTCGTTGTATTCAGGGAAGCTGCCGCCCATGCTTTTATTAAAGAGCCGCTGCATGAATTGTTTGAGGACAGTGTGCCGCTGGATAATTTCACCGGGTACCAGCATCTATCGGCCATTGGGGAACAACTGGCAGCAGCGCATAACCATACGCAAAGGATCAATATAATAGAAGCCTTCCTCCTGGAAAGATTATACAATCACCGGCCCGATGCCCTCATCACAGCGGCCCTGAAAAAGATCCGGGCAGCCAACGGCATCATCCGCATAAAAGACCTGGCCGGGGCCTTGTACATCAGCCAGGATGCTTTTGAAAAACGTTTCCGGCGGATGGTAGGTATATCTCCCAAGCAATTCGCCTACATTGTCAAAATGAGGGCTGTTGTCAACAACGTCCTGAATTTGGTTCCCGCAGCGTCCTCTGCGAGAGACGCTGCGGAGAAGATATCTCTGGCCGGGATAGCTTTTGATGCCGGCTACTTTGATCAGCCCCATTTCAATAAAGACTTCAAACTATTTACCGGACAAACACCCACGGAGTTTATGAAGAACCCAATGATCATGTGATCATTGCTTACTTCACGCTTTACCAACGTTCCATTCATGGCATAAAAAAGCCATTGCTGGTGATTGCCCCGCCCGGCAATGTCATAGATCAATGATTTTTTACAAGGAATCATTCCTGCCGGTGCAGAGCTTTGCAGTAATAAAAAACACAACACCATGAAACCGGCATTTACCGCGCTGCCCCTGTTATGGACCCTGCTGTTCACGGCGGGCCTGGCGCATGCACAATCGGCTGATAATAATAAAGTAAAAAGTAAAAAAAAGGAGTTGACTATGATGACTGTTCAAACAAACAAAGCAACGATGTTGAAGTTATTTGAGGAATCCCTCAACAGGCGAAACTTTGAATTATTGAAAGACCTGATAGCGGATGAGTATACAGGCATACGCTTAAAAGGCGCTGCCGGCTTCAGCGAACCGGTCATGCCGCTCATCAAGGCCTTTCCCGACATGCAATGGACGGTGGATGAAATGGTAGGGGAGGGGAATAAGGTCACCGTACGGTGGACAGTGCGGGGTACCCATACCGCATCCTTCAATAATTTGCCGCCAACCGGCAACAAGGTAGCCAATACCGGTATAGGCTTCTTTGAACTGAAGGACGGTAAGATCATCAGCGGATTGGTGCAAACGGACCGGCTGGGATTTTTACAGCAACTGGATGTACTGCCCGATGATGTCAATGTGATCTATGCCAATGCGATCAAGGCACTAAAATGAGTACCCGATACCCAGGTTCCACACCAGGTTCTCTCTTCGCCACTGGCTGTCGCCAAAGGAGATCTTATCAATTACCCAGCGTTCACCCGCTGGCAGCCAGGGCTTGCGCAACGGGAAAGCCACATCGAGGCGGATAATCAGGATGGTAACATCGAAGCGCAGGCCCACGCCGGCCCCGACAGCTATTTCTTTCAGGAAGTCTTTACTGAATTTGGCGCCCGGCTTATGGGGATTGTCCCTGTACAACCAGATATTACCGGCATCGACAAAAGCGGCGCCTTCCACAATACTGAACAGTTTACTGCGCAGTTCTGTATTCAGCTCCAGTTTAATATCGCCGGTCTGGTCGGGAATAGCATTCGTGGCGCTGCCATTAAAAGTACCGGGACCGATACTGCGGTTACGGAAGGCCCGGATGCTGTTGCTGCCGCCGCTAAAGAATTGTTTGATATAGGGCAGCTCGCTCGAATTGCCGTGGGGAATACTGCCGCCAATGATCAGGCGGTTGGCCCAACTGGCTGTGCTGCCTACCTGCAGATAATACCGCAGGTCGCTCTCGGCCTTGATGTACTGGGAGAACACGCCGCCGAATACACGGCCGCCGCCTTTTCCGCGGGTGGTATCTCCAAAGATCAGCCCGGCTACATTACCCGAACCGTCGAGCGTGCCACTGAAATAAATGCCCGTAGCATACTTGCTTTTATTGATGCGCGTATCGTACGTAAAATTGTACGTGCTGCCCAGGATGAACTGCTTTTCGATCGCCTTTGCCAGGGTCACATCGTTGCTCATCAATTTTTCGTATTCCGTAGTTACATTCATCGGCTGCACATAATTAATGCTGATGAAGTTGAACTGGTGTTCTTTGTACAGTGATTCCTTCCAGGCATAGCCATAGGAGGCGCGGAAGGAATTAAGCGTATATAATTTCCGTTTATTCAGCAGGTCATAGCCCAGCAGCATATTCGTCTTGGGTACAAAACCGCCGCGTGTCTTGATATTGAAAAAAGGGATCAGGAACCGCGGGAAGGTGAGCCCGCCTTCCAGGCCCAGCCGGTACACATTATAACCCTCCTGGGCGCTGCTGTACTGCACTTCGGCGCCGCCCGAAGCAGTGATGGTGAGCAGTTCACCGGCCCGGAAGGTATTGCGGTTGCGCCAGGATACCGATATATTGGTGCCCACCAGGTTATTGCTCTTTGTGGTGCCGTTGATCTCTGCGCGCAAAGACTTTTTGGGAAAGGGCGTGAGGTAATAATAGGTATTGAGCTGGGCAAAGGGACTGTTGGCTACCCGCTCAAACCGGTTCTTCACAAACTTGAACACGCCCAGGTTCACCAGGCGGTTGAGGGAGAGATTGTGGTCCTCCCGGTTATAAATATCATTGGGATTAAATTGCATGGCCTGTGAAAACAGGTAAGGTTTATACCGCCTGTTGGAGTCTACTACATAATAGCCCTGGTAAAATTGCCCATATCTCCGGGCCGTATCACTGGCCGCCTGGTTCAGCCGGTAATTGGTGTAAATAACAATATCCTTGATCGTATACATTTCCCGGGCAACTTTGGGAATACCGGGTTTGAGTTTTACATACATATTCACCCGGTGGTTACCAATCGTTGTGTCGGCTTCGATCACCAGGTATTCAGGATTGAAATAGTAAAAGCCATTGTCCTTTAAATAGGCATCAATGCGTTCCCGTTCCAGCTTAATAATCGTGAGGTCAAAAGGTGCATCCCGCTTCAGCAGGGAGAGCTTCTCTGTCTGGCGGATCGTATTGGCCAGGAAGCTGCTGTCCATTTCAAAACGTACCGTATCAATCACATATTGAAGGCCGGTCCTTACCTGGTAAGTAGCGGTGGCCTTTTTATTTTTTACCGTTGTATCGCCTCTTACGCCCGCCTGGAAAAAACCTTTATTCTCCAGGTAATTTTCCAGCACAGCGGTATTCTTGTTCAGGCTCAGGTCGCTCAGCAATACAGGCGGTTCGCCCACCTTGTTCTTGAGCCAGCCACGGATAGAAGTTTCCTTTTTGGGATTGCCGGCCAGGTTGTATACCCACAACTTAAAACGGACGCCCAATATCTTTTTATTGGGCTGCGGGCGGGTAAGGGCGCCCAGTTCTTTCCGGATGGCCTTTCTTTTTTTCGCGCCCAGGTCTTCTCCGCGCACCCTCACTGTAGCGCCCAGGTACAACGCCTCGCCATCCGGCAGCTTCCTGGTATTGCTGCAACTGGCCATCATCATTACTAAGCCGGTCAATATAAGTCCGTATATCAGTATGCGTATCAAACTAATCATGTAATGTGTCCAGATTCGTGTTCTTCTTTCTAAAATCTATGGCAAGTGGCTAGTGGTGAGTGGCCATTTACTACTCGCTTCCACTACCAGCTCCCGGTACCACAGGCGGTTTTTCTTCCTTTTCCTTCTCTTCCTGCAGTTGACGTAAGCGTTGCCGCTCCAGCCTTCTGGCCTGGCGTTTCTTCGCCGATTCAAAAATTTCCCGGAAACGGTTATAGTCAATACTGATCACAAAGCCCAGTCCTGTTTCCACCACATAGCCTTCCAGGATACCCTCGTATTCATTCTTGCGATAAGCACGCAGCAAATAGCGGCCATCCTTGCTGAGCTGGTAAGCGAGCGATACATCGCCGGCAATATTACTGCTTTGCCGGTTGGTGTTCTGCGCACCTTCCACTTCAAAACTACTGCCAACGGTAACAGTCAGCCGGTCATTCAGCAACCGTTTGGATAAAGCCACATTCACATCGGTACGGTTGGTAAACTGGCCGGTGCTGTAATCTTCCTGCGACTGCACATCGAAATTGATATCAACACCCGATACCAGTCCGGACGCCAGTTGGTTAAGCTGTTCGGTCAGTATTTTACTCACGCTCTGCCGGGCAAATCCTTCCGCGGTGAGGCTGCTGTTGCCGGTAACAAAGGGATCTTCCCGGATAAACCGGTTCAGCAGCAGCAAGGCAAATACCTGCTTGTTCATCTCCGTAGGTTGTTGCCGTATTTGCTCCAGCTTGATATTGGCATTCTCAATGATCGCTTTGTCCACTACATACGTTTTATCTTCCGGCAGCTTAATGTCAAAAGCAATAGTGGGTTTCATCAGCTCGCCGGTCATCTTCAGGTATACCTCGAAGGGAAGCCGCTGGCGATAGGTATTGCGTACAGCAGCCGTCATCTCCGGCAACTGGCTTTCTACCAGGTCAATGGGGGCAGTTTTGGCAATATACATGGCAGTGATGTCCACTTCCGCTTTTGTAGGTTCTCCCTGCCAGATGATGCGGCTGCCTTTCTGGATATCAAACTTGCGCTTCAGGAAATCGAGCGATAGTTCATAACTGCCCGACTCCAGTTCGTACGTTCCCGTCAGGGTTACCTTACCGCTGGGGTCAATACCGCCATTCAGCGCTGCTTCTCCTTTTACCCGCAGGAAATCGCCATTGCCTTCATCTATGATCAGGTTCAGCTCGGCTTCCTTGTCAATGGTGATATTTACAGAAATATCAAAGTCGCGTATGGCGGCTGTATTGAGTGAGTCCAGCGCATTCAGCCACAAAGAATCATTGGGTACTGCATCTTTGTCTACAAAACGTACAATGCCTTCCCGTTCCTGTACGCCCGGGTCATCCTGGGGCAGTACCACCGTCAGCTTCGTTTTCTCATTCACCTTCAGCGAGCCGTCCACCACCGGGTGCAGTTCGGTACCTTTAATATTAAGACGGCTGTTAAAGAATACCCTGCCATAATACAGCTCATTATCTTTCTTCGTACTGTTCAGCGCCTGGAAATTGCGGGCATTGAATACCAGGTCAAACTTATAATTGCTGAAATTGGTCGTATAGGCGGTGCCATCCAGTTCGGCGGTATTATTCGCCGAATCCCGGATCGTAAAATTATTAAACACCACGCCCTCATTGGTAATACGGATCTGTTCCTGGTCTACCTTCAGTGTGCTGCTCAGCATACGCGGTACAAAAACAGCCTTATTAAAATTCAGTTCTCCGGTGATGGAGGGTTTGTCCATCGTGCCATTGACGGCAAACTGCCCGTTCAGGGTACCCGAAGCTTTTTTAATTTGTCCCATTGAAATACCTTCGATCGTACTGAGCTGCAGTTGCCGCACCGCTACATCAAAATCAAAAGAGCTTACCTCCGCCATCTTATATACCCCTTTCATTCCTACATCATTGCCCCGGCCGGTTAATGTAATATCGGCCTCATAATTATTGGGTGTTTTATTATCTGCCAATATGTGCAGGTCGCCCAGGGTATCGCGGTTCACGCTTACATGCTTCACCGTAAGGTCGCCTGCAAAAACAGGATCTTTACTAATGTTGGCAAAGATGATATTGCCGTTCAGTTCACCATCGAACAGCAGTGAATCCCGCTGTATAAAGCTGGCCAGCGTGGCGATCCTGAACCGGGAAAAGTCAACACCCAGTGGCCGCCCGTTCTGGTCTGTGCGTGTTTGTAATGTCAGCCGCT comes from Paraflavitalea devenefica and encodes:
- a CDS encoding outer membrane beta-barrel family protein, which translates into the protein MKKGRYTYLLLLIITSAAQAQFSQVTLSGMTRDAKNKAALSFVNVRLLTAKDSNFVAGTISGEDGRFSLPDSKPGGYVLMISYVGYQPAAQPVTIGQLSAYLHLGNIELMPEEKLLGEVTVTGQQEAVSQKMDKKTFKVADNISQAGGSVLEAIRNLPGITTGQDGTVQLRGSDKVMILLDGKQTALTGFGGQRGLDNIPASAIERIELINNPSSKYDANGHAGIINIIYKKEKKEGFNGRAALAAGAGALWVKRENYPAIRPQYQGTPKINPSLSLNYRQHKLNLFFQGDNLYTKTLNKNEFANRFYDDGDTVLQQTKRNRTTNIVTLKTGADWFINSDNTFNISGLFSSEKILDRGDEPFFNGDLSKRQRLWQFLEDELKTTVTAAAGWQHTFRQPGRTLNIGFNYTFHREDEKYFFTNIMPAYTGLDSFKLLSDEHVADLTMDYVQPLKHGRFETGFKYRRRYIPVNMQFKPGINSPLDVNAGGWADYSETIPAVYGNYVFENARFEIEAGLRVEYVGVEYDVNPNHPTYKSDGYDYTQPFPNLRLAWKINDDNKLSLFYNRRVDRPNEVDLRIFPKYDDAEIIKVGNPALRPQFTNTAELGYKTGWNAGYLFAAVYHKWMNATITRIGSIVPGSTIIYNIFQNAGKSYSTGMELMVSQDLAQWATVSLNLNGYQNTIDAFTVVNKYPVENTFTAGKEDLFSGNIKFNGLFHLPAQWEAQLFAIYQAPDLIPQGKTFARFSIDAGVKKGIQQGRGELFGNFTDLANTLQLKKEIKGDGFRYVSNDYYETQVFRVGYSYKF
- a CDS encoding DUF4382 domain-containing protein, giving the protein MKPLRYLLAVAVVAGTIVACNKDNDSTTDLRIRLTDNPYNATEVNVDIQQVRVNLQDDSTGWINLDTRAGIYNLLDFQNGIDTLIAQSTIPTGTLKEVRFVLGSQNSIMIDSVLYPLTIPSGSESGLKIKLNKRLNAHLDSLVIDFDAALSIFQEGTGDYKLKPVLKIK
- a CDS encoding T9SS type A sorting domain-containing protein, translating into MKRIIQFLLLSCCVCSLDAQITTPAVRAGFEVDGGLRANNFNGTPNSGTDDWFSNGDAGSGIFVIDTMGAAYINQLYITNPGTRMLPLFRGMRYPQFAIVNNHMLIDAVFIRDHHGDDSTVFASGANKNGLSPADWTTPVAQGVPNKNDILDMFMHVRRAGVNAADSLWLFGGVSLEGTGGNRYFDFEMYQTDIYYERASLSFKGYGLDAGHTSWLFDAAGNVTRAGDIIFTAEYSGSGLTALEARIWVHKDARTTVTPAAFSWGSEFDGASGGATYGYANILPTAAGTFYTGLQCDNNTWAGPFSLVRVDNSIVSNYNAEQFLEFSVNLSKLGVDPLVNVGDPCLMPFRRILVKSRSSNAFTAELKDFVGPFDFFRAPMAAASANIPVFCGTTGVSTISVDNPLVTSLYTWSTADGHIIGDTVGHSINVDQPGTYIVSQQLMDSCGTSYAKDTVVVALDAGCTLLEQKDKDNRPPFSYTPLKKAVLLLRNPVKDHIQLSVASPVKEEATILVVDPSGSVLKTVRTKLPKGSSLVDIECPPGWKSGTYFIKTILGNEVFTKKMVLIR
- a CDS encoding helix-turn-helix transcriptional regulator, encoding MEIHLPTQLLSPFIRHFMIMESREEMTNRIFPDTSLVMSFRYKGQVNFLLKDTKTALSSFTLTGLRKSNRVINYTKDTANILVVFREAAAHAFIKEPLHELFEDSVPLDNFTGYQHLSAIGEQLAAAHNHTQRINIIEAFLLERLYNHRPDALITAALKKIRAANGIIRIKDLAGALYISQDAFEKRFRRMVGISPKQFAYIVKMRAVVNNVLNLVPAASSARDAAEKISLAGIAFDAGYFDQPHFNKDFKLFTGQTPTEFMKNPMIM
- a CDS encoding ester cyclase, whose protein sequence is MKPAFTALPLLWTLLFTAGLAHAQSADNNKVKSKKKELTMMTVQTNKATMLKLFEESLNRRNFELLKDLIADEYTGIRLKGAAGFSEPVMPLIKAFPDMQWTVDEMVGEGNKVTVRWTVRGTHTASFNNLPPTGNKVANTGIGFFELKDGKIISGLVQTDRLGFLQQLDVLPDDVNVIYANAIKALK
- the tamL gene encoding translocation and assembly module lipoprotein TamL yields the protein MIRILIYGLILTGLVMMMASCSNTRKLPDGEALYLGATVRVRGEDLGAKKRKAIRKELGALTRPQPNKKILGVRFKLWVYNLAGNPKKETSIRGWLKNKVGEPPVLLSDLSLNKNTAVLENYLENKGFFQAGVRGDTTVKNKKATATYQVRTGLQYVIDTVRFEMDSSFLANTIRQTEKLSLLKRDAPFDLTIIKLERERIDAYLKDNGFYYFNPEYLVIEADTTIGNHRVNMYVKLKPGIPKVAREMYTIKDIVIYTNYRLNQAASDTARRYGQFYQGYYVVDSNRRYKPYLFSQAMQFNPNDIYNREDHNLSLNRLVNLGVFKFVKNRFERVANSPFAQLNTYYYLTPFPKKSLRAEINGTTKSNNLVGTNISVSWRNRNTFRAGELLTITASGGAEVQYSSAQEGYNVYRLGLEGGLTFPRFLIPFFNIKTRGGFVPKTNMLLGYDLLNKRKLYTLNSFRASYGYAWKESLYKEHQFNFISINYVQPMNVTTEYEKLMSNDVTLAKAIEKQFILGSTYNFTYDTRINKSKYATGIYFSGTLDGSGNVAGLIFGDTTRGKGGGRVFGGVFSQYIKAESDLRYYLQVGSTASWANRLIIGGSIPHGNSSELPYIKQFFSGGSNSIRAFRNRSIGPGTFNGSATNAIPDQTGDIKLELNTELRSKLFSIVEGAAFVDAGNIWLYRDNPHKPGAKFSKDFLKEIAVGAGVGLRFDVTILIIRLDVAFPLRKPWLPAGERWVIDKISFGDSQWRRENLVWNLGIGYSF